The Fusobacterium necrophorum subsp. necrophorum genome includes the window CCGGTTGGACTGACTCTGTCATCATTTACTGCTCCAAAAGCTGATTGAGAAAACGCTAATAAACATAAACAAAACAACAAATACTTCTTATTTTTCATCCTTTTTTCCCTCCTATACTATATTTTTATAATAATGTTTTAAGCACCCGTATTAAATAAAAAACATTTTTTATATTTTCTAAATAAAACTAAAACAACTAATTTTGAAGTATTTTTTCTAAAGATGAACGTTTATTTTTAAAAAGCACTTTGTTTAATAAAATTATAAATATTATAAATTGTATTTGTCAAATTTATGAATTATATAATAATATTTTAATAGCAATTTAAAAATTATATTTGTTTTATTAGTGTTTCAGTAAGAGAGAGTTTTAATAAATAAAATTTTCGGATTTATATTAAATATTTAGGATATTCATGGAAATTTTATAAAAATCTGTGTAGAACTAAGGTCAAATTTTTTTATTCGTGGATGTTGTGAAAGAAAGAAAAGAGGCATACTTAACAGAGTTTGGAAACTTACCTAAGGTTTTGTTAGGGGGAGGACAGCTATTCGAAACTTAAAACAAATAAAAAGAGCTGCATCAAAACAATAAGTATTGTTCTTTTTCGAAACAGCTCTTTTTCTATTTTTATGGATTGTATAATAAATGGTGTTGATGAGAAATGTTTCCTCAATACCATTTTTTTTACAAAAAAAAGTGGAGACTTTGAAATTTTCCTGTTAAAATGTAATTGCGAAACCCAATTTAAAAGGAGTGATTTCATTGTCTCATTCAGATTTTATCAAAGTTCTTTTCGATTTACAAGACCCTAATTTATATTTTTTAGAGGATGACATTCAAAGAGTTCAAAAAAAACAAATCTACTCTAAAGTATTACATGCTACTTTAACCAAAGATACCTGCGCTTGTCCTCATTGTAACTCTCTACATACTGTAAAAAATGGCTTCAAGACCTCTTTGGTTCGTTTTATTCCTTTTCAAGAATATGCTATTCAGATTGCCTTGAAAAAACAAAGATTTCTTTGTAGAGATTGTAAACGATCTTTTCTTTTAGAATCTTCTATTGTGAAGAAATATGAGTCTATTTCTCAAACATTAAAACTTTCTGTTTTAAAAGATTTACAGAAAAATCTTTCCTTATCTTGGATTGCGGAGCGACACCATATTTCGATTCCTACTGTTCAAAGAATTTTAAAACAGGGTTATGTTTCTTACGAAATCTCCAAAAAATCTTTGCCTAAAGTGCTTTGCTTTGATGAATTTCAATCGACAAAAGATAGTGATGGAGCCATGTCTTTTCTTTTTATGGATGGAATCTCCCATAAAATATTGGATATTGTTGAAAATCGAAAATTACCTGCGCTCGAAGATTATTTCTCAAGATTCTCCTATCAAGCGAGGTCTCAAGTGAAATATATTGTCATGGATATGTATTCCCCTTATATTCAACTTGCAAAACGTTGTTTTCCAAAAGCAAACATTGTACTAGACACCTTTCATATTGTTCAACTTGTCAATCGTGCTTTTAACCAAACAAGAATTCGAGAGATGAATCAAGAGAAAACGAAAAATCCAAAACGATATCGCATGCTAAAACGAGATTGGAAACTGTATCTACAAGATTTTTTAACCTTATCAGAAAGTAGAAAATACTGTCATTCCTTAAAACAACTCATTTCTCCCAGTGAAAAGGTAGATTATGTAATGTCTAAGAAGGAAAATTTACGACAAGATTATTATTTTTATCAAGATATTTTATATGCTGTAAAAAGAAAAGATTTTCGACTGTTCGAATCTTACTTAGAACGATGGAAGAAAAAGCTAAGCTCTAAGATGCAAACAGCTTGGAAAACACTTCGTAAATACAGAAAATATATTCGAAACACTTTAGAAACAAGCTATACCAATGGAGCTTTAGAGGGAAGGAACAATTTTATTAAATCTGTCAAACGAGTTGCATTTGGATTCCGTAGGTTTTCCCATTTTCGACAGAGAATTTTAATTATCCAAGGGATAGCGCAAATCAATCCCAATTTTTAAACAATTTTTTTAATTTCATAAAGATATACTTAGGATCTTCGGGTTCTTTTTTGTGCTAGCCAAAATTTAAGATACGATTTTATTTTTTCAGATAGAAAAAAGGATTTTAAAGATTTTGTTTCCAAAATCCCTAAAATCCTCTTGAAAATTTCATATTCTACTCTTCATCAACACGATTTGACAAAGAGCCTTTTTATGGAGAATTCTAAAGAAATTTTACAAAAGTTTTGCAGCAATTTCCGCCACTTCAGAACGTTCTCCTTTTACTAGTGTTATATGCCCTAGAATACTTTCATTTTTTAATTTTTCTGCCAAATAAGTTAAACCGTTGGTGTTGGCATCCAAATAGGGATTATCAATTTGAGCGGGATCCCCTGTAAATACAATTTTTGTATTTTCTCCCACTCTGGTTACAATGGTTTTTATTTCCAATGGAGTCAGGTTTTGAGCTTCGTCGATGACGATAAATCCTGCCGGAATACTTCTTCCACGAATATATGTTAGAGGCTCAATTTTCATCAGTCCCATAGATTCCAAACCTTGTACGACTTTTTCTCCCGTTTTATCCCCTCGACTGTTGGACAAAAATTCAATATTATCAAAAATCGGTTGCATCCAAGGTTTTAATTTTTCTTTTTCACTGCCCGGCAGGTATCCTAAATCTTTTCCCATAGGAATAATCGGTCTGGCAATAAAAATTTTCTTATATTTTTTTCTTTCCACGACTTGCTCCAAGGCGGCAGCAATGGCAAGCAGAGTTTTTCCGGTTCCTGCTCCACCGACCAGGGTTACTACTTTGACACTTTCATCCATTAACAGTTCCATAGCAAAGCGTTGCTCTTCATTTCTTGCACGTAAGCCCCAAGCTTCAATGTCTCCTAAGATGATTTTTCGAACTTTTCCGTTGGCATAACGACCTGTAGAGAATTCTTTTTCACAGTTCATACGAATAAAACAATTTGGAGTCAAATTTTCCGGACTTAAAGCTAATTTATCAATAGAAATTTTCCCCAGCTTCCCATAGTCTTCCAACAGGTCTTCCGACACGGAAATATCAATAAATCCGGTATAGAGTTCATTGTAATCGACTTTATCGTTTTTGTAATCCTGTACCTCCAAGTTAAGAGCATCCGCTTTAATTCGCATATTGATATCCTTGGAAACGATGACAACACGTGTTTCCGGATTTTTTTTCTGAATGCCGAGAGTGACGGAGATAATCATATTATCTACAATATCTCGTCGTAATACTGCCGGCAAATCTTCCTTATTGGTGTTGATTTCCACTCGGAAGAAAATATCGTTTTCCAATTCCACTCCTTGATATAAACTTCCTTTTTTTCGAATTTCGTCAATGACTCTGGATACCAATCTGGCTTGAATTGCCGTATTAGGATTTCTTTTCAGCTTATCAATTTCCTCAATCACAAAGATAGGAACAACAACTTCGTTGTCTTCAAATTTGTAAATACAGTAAGGATCATGAATCAATACATTGGTGTCCAAAACAAAAATTTTTCTCATACATTCTCCTCCTCATATTATTCATAATGAATCTTATTTATTTGTTTTTTTAGTTAAAATATCTTTGATAATCATAGAAGCTGCAATGGTTCCGTCATTGGTTGCTGTGGTCACTTGCCGAATTTCCTTTTCACGAATATCTCCTATGGCATACATGTTAGGAGTTCGAATTTGCATTTTGTCATTTGTTTTGATGAAGCCTTTGGAGTCCATATCAGCAAACTCTCCGAAAAGTTCCGTATTGCTTTTTGTTCCGAGATATAGGAAGAGAAAGTCCGTGTTTTCTTCCGAGAGATTTCCTTCTTGATCTTCTAAGACAAAGGAAGTCAGAGCTTCTTCATCTCCTTTCACCTCTTTCAGAGAAAGGGAATATCGAATTCGTACCTTTTCATTTTCCGATAAAGCCTTCAAAACTTCCTGAGGAGCTTCCAAAGTTTCTTCCGTGACATAGATATGCACTTCTTTTGCAAAACGGGTTAAGAAAAGAGCCTCTTCTGCCAGTTCTTCTCCCTTTCCCACGAGAGAAACGATACGATTTCGTGTAAAAGCTCCATCGCAAGTTGCACAATAGGAAACTCCCGCTCCGATATATTTTGCCTCTCCTGCCACTTTTTTCGCTTTCAGCATCCCGGAAGCAATGATGATATATCTGCATTTAAAATTTCCTTGATCGGTTTTGACAATTTTAATTTCTTCGTATGGGTCAAAGCCCAATACTGTTGCTTCTTGAATTTCTACATTATAGGAAAGTGCTTGTTTTTTCATAGCTTCATAGATTTCTTTTCCACTGGGACTATGGAAGAATCCCGGATAATTTTCGATTTTATGTGCAGAGAGTAAAGCTCCTACTCCCGCTTTTTCTAAAATAAGAGTGGATACTTTTCCGCGTCCTAAGTAAATTCCTGCACTTAGACCGGCAGGACCTGCTCCAACAATGATGACATCATATATTTTTTCCATACTGTAATTTTCCCTCCTAGTTTCTATATACGACGGAATCCTAAAAATTCCTTTTCTTCTCCAATCGTTGTCTCTTCCGTGTGTCCATTATAGACTATCGTGTCTTCCGGCAAGCTGCACAATTTTTTAAGACTTTCGACCAATTGATGTTGACTTCCGGTAGGCAAATCAAAACGCCCGTAACTGTGATAAAATAAAGTGTCTCCTGCCATTAAAATTTTGGAATCTTTATGATAGAAAGATTTGGAACCTATGGTATGTCCCGGAGTGTCCAAGACTAAAAATTCTCCCACCATATCTCCACCTTGTACGACAAAAATTTCTCCATGATATTCAAAGTTTTCTCCTGAAATATAGGCA containing:
- a CDS encoding ISL3 family transposase; the encoded protein is MISLSHSDFIKVLFDLQDPNLYFLEDDIQRVQKKQIYSKVLHATLTKDTCACPHCNSLHTVKNGFKTSLVRFIPFQEYAIQIALKKQRFLCRDCKRSFLLESSIVKKYESISQTLKLSVLKDLQKNLSLSWIAERHHISIPTVQRILKQGYVSYEISKKSLPKVLCFDEFQSTKDSDGAMSFLFMDGISHKILDIVENRKLPALEDYFSRFSYQARSQVKYIVMDMYSPYIQLAKRCFPKANIVLDTFHIVQLVNRAFNQTRIREMNQEKTKNPKRYRMLKRDWKLYLQDFLTLSESRKYCHSLKQLISPSEKVDYVMSKKENLRQDYYFYQDILYAVKRKDFRLFESYLERWKKKLSSKMQTAWKTLRKYRKYIRNTLETSYTNGALEGRNNFIKSVKRVAFGFRRFSHFRQRILIIQGIAQINPNF
- a CDS encoding PhoH family protein; translated protein: MRKIFVLDTNVLIHDPYCIYKFEDNEVVVPIFVIEEIDKLKRNPNTAIQARLVSRVIDEIRKKGSLYQGVELENDIFFRVEINTNKEDLPAVLRRDIVDNMIISVTLGIQKKNPETRVVIVSKDINMRIKADALNLEVQDYKNDKVDYNELYTGFIDISVSEDLLEDYGKLGKISIDKLALSPENLTPNCFIRMNCEKEFSTGRYANGKVRKIILGDIEAWGLRARNEEQRFAMELLMDESVKVVTLVGGAGTGKTLLAIAAALEQVVERKKYKKIFIARPIIPMGKDLGYLPGSEKEKLKPWMQPIFDNIEFLSNSRGDKTGEKVVQGLESMGLMKIEPLTYIRGRSIPAGFIVIDEAQNLTPLEIKTIVTRVGENTKIVFTGDPAQIDNPYLDANTNGLTYLAEKLKNESILGHITLVKGERSEVAEIAAKLL
- a CDS encoding NAD(P)/FAD-dependent oxidoreductase, whose amino-acid sequence is MEKIYDVIIVGAGPAGLSAGIYLGRGKVSTLILEKAGVGALLSAHKIENYPGFFHSPSGKEIYEAMKKQALSYNVEIQEATVLGFDPYEEIKIVKTDQGNFKCRYIIIASGMLKAKKVAGEAKYIGAGVSYCATCDGAFTRNRIVSLVGKGEELAEEALFLTRFAKEVHIYVTEETLEAPQEVLKALSENEKVRIRYSLSLKEVKGDEEALTSFVLEDQEGNLSEENTDFLFLYLGTKSNTELFGEFADMDSKGFIKTNDKMQIRTPNMYAIGDIREKEIRQVTTATNDGTIAASMIIKDILTKKTNK
- a CDS encoding MBL fold metallo-hydrolase, with product MQVKKFHLGPMMTNCFLAWKEDGTAYFFDCGGKNLDKLEAFVKEKQLHMKYLILTHGHGDHIDGVHEFLKRFPQAKLYIGKEEQEFLSNPNLNLNAYISGENFEYHGEIFVVQGGDMVGEFLVLDTPGHTIGSKSFYHKDSKILMAGDTLFYHSYGRFDLPTGSQHQLVESLKKLCSLPEDTIVYNGHTEETTIGEEKEFLGFRRI